In Rubrobacter radiotolerans DSM 5868, a genomic segment contains:
- a CDS encoding alpha/beta hydrolase family protein, whose amino-acid sequence MPGTGPAVAPYGSWRSPISAREVSSGGVGVGGARGLADGSVLWKEQRPGEGGRSVLVRRSPEGEVRDLTPPPFNVRTRVHEYGGGDFTVSETCGTVFFSNFSDGRVYRVRPGGEPEPLTHGGDLRYADFLLDGRRERLVCVREDGRNADAPEPRNELVSVSLADGSETVLATGRDFYSSPRLAPDGKSFAYLAWDHPNMPWDGTELHLAEVAPDGSLRVDRRVAGGPSKSVFQPEFSPGGELFFVSDRTGWWNLYRLEGESVEPIRPMEAEFGAPQWGLGMSRYAFLRDGRLVCAYSSEGISHLATLDPENGDLREIRTGYSAIDGVRASGGSVFFTGGSPSEPSAAVRLDVGSEEVEVLKRSRERWPEAGYLSEPEPVEFPTEGGLTAHALLYRPKNRDFEGPPGELPPLIVMSHGGPTSATSAAFSLGLQFWTSRGFTVLDVNYGGSSGYGRAYRDRLKGNWGVVDVADCANGARWLAERGLVDGERMAITGGSAGGYTTLCALAFTDTFSAGASHYGVSDVEALAKETHKFESRYLDGLIGPYPEARELYRERSPIHNPDGLSAPVIFFQGLEDRIVPPNQAETMVRALREKGLPVAYVPFEGEQHGFRRSENIERALEAELYFYSRVFGFSLADPVEPVEIENL is encoded by the coding sequence ATGCCCGGCACGGGACCGGCCGTGGCCCCATACGGCTCGTGGCGATCGCCGATCTCCGCCCGGGAGGTCTCCTCCGGCGGGGTCGGGGTCGGCGGCGCGCGGGGTCTTGCGGACGGGTCGGTCCTCTGGAAGGAGCAGCGCCCGGGCGAGGGGGGCCGCTCCGTGCTCGTACGCCGCTCGCCCGAAGGCGAGGTCCGGGACTTGACGCCCCCGCCGTTCAACGTGAGGACCCGCGTCCACGAGTACGGCGGCGGCGACTTCACCGTGAGCGAGACCTGCGGGACGGTCTTTTTCTCGAACTTCTCCGACGGTCGCGTGTACCGCGTCCGGCCCGGCGGGGAGCCCGAGCCTCTAACGCACGGCGGAGACCTCCGCTACGCGGACTTCCTCTTGGACGGGCGGCGCGAAAGGCTCGTCTGCGTCCGGGAGGACGGTCGCAACGCAGACGCGCCGGAGCCGAGAAACGAGCTTGTCTCCGTCTCCCTCGCGGACGGCTCGGAGACGGTGCTCGCTACGGGCAGGGACTTCTACTCCTCTCCGCGGCTCGCGCCGGACGGCAAGAGCTTCGCCTACCTCGCCTGGGACCACCCGAACATGCCCTGGGACGGGACGGAGCTTCACCTTGCGGAAGTAGCCCCCGACGGATCCCTTCGGGTTGACCGGAGGGTTGCGGGAGGTCCTTCGAAGTCGGTCTTCCAGCCGGAGTTCTCTCCGGGCGGGGAGCTTTTCTTTGTAAGCGACCGGACGGGCTGGTGGAACCTCTATCGCCTCGAAGGGGAGAGCGTCGAGCCTATCCGTCCGATGGAGGCCGAGTTCGGGGCGCCGCAGTGGGGGCTCGGGATGTCGCGGTACGCCTTTCTTAGGGACGGGCGGCTCGTGTGCGCGTACTCTTCGGAGGGGATCTCCCACCTCGCAACCCTCGACCCCGAGAACGGCGACCTCCGGGAGATCAGGACCGGATACTCCGCTATCGACGGCGTGAGGGCCTCGGGTGGGTCGGTCTTCTTTACCGGCGGGAGCCCTTCCGAACCCTCGGCCGCCGTGAGGCTCGACGTCGGCTCGGAAGAGGTCGAGGTCCTCAAGCGCTCGCGCGAGCGGTGGCCGGAGGCAGGCTACCTCTCCGAGCCCGAGCCGGTCGAGTTCCCGACGGAGGGAGGGCTCACGGCGCACGCGCTTCTCTACCGGCCGAAGAACCGGGACTTCGAGGGACCTCCGGGGGAGCTTCCGCCCCTGATCGTAATGAGCCACGGCGGCCCCACCTCGGCGACGAGCGCGGCCTTCAGCCTCGGCCTTCAGTTCTGGACGAGCCGGGGTTTTACCGTCCTAGACGTGAACTACGGCGGCTCCTCGGGCTACGGCCGCGCCTACCGCGACCGTCTGAAAGGGAACTGGGGCGTCGTGGACGTCGCCGACTGCGCCAACGGGGCGCGCTGGCTCGCGGAACGCGGCCTCGTGGACGGAGAGCGGATGGCGATAACGGGCGGCAGCGCGGGCGGTTACACCACCCTCTGCGCCCTCGCCTTTACCGACACCTTCTCGGCCGGGGCGAGCCACTACGGCGTGAGCGACGTCGAGGCGCTGGCCAAAGAGACGCACAAGTTCGAGTCGCGCTACCTCGACGGGCTTATCGGGCCGTACCCCGAGGCGCGGGAGCTTTACCGGGAGCGGTCTCCGATCCACAACCCGGACGGACTCTCTGCGCCCGTGATCTTCTTCCAGGGTCTCGAAGACCGGATAGTCCCGCCGAACCAGGCCGAGACGATGGTCCGGGCGCTCCGGGAGAAGGGCCTCCCGGTCGCCTACGTCCCGTTCGAGGGCGAGCAGCACGGTTTCCGCCGCTCCGAGAACATCGAGCGCGCCCTTGAGGCGGAGCTGTACTTCTACTCCCGGGTCTTCGGCTTCAGCCTCGCCGACCCTGTAGAGCCCGTCGAGATAGAGAACCTTTAG
- a CDS encoding alpha/beta hydrolase — protein sequence MLYRNFATQEELDAEYNLYNTVPDVEVYSRFYERESERLREILPKHRLNVPYGPTLAEHVDLYPASSEDDGPAPILVYVHGGYWRARTSREFGFVARGPASRGVATVSVNYALCPKVRLAEIVRQVRAAVAWVYRNAASFGGDPERLHLAGHSAGGHLVATTLTADWPGDYGLPENLVKSATAISGLFDLSPFPYTFIQPQLQLDWDEVRRYSPLFHVPENSGYAPPLLLAYGSEEPNEMKRQSEDFLTAWRKAGNAGERIVLEGKNHYDAIDGFLDAKSPLLQAVLRVMEV from the coding sequence GTGCTCTACCGGAACTTCGCGACGCAGGAAGAGCTTGACGCCGAGTACAACCTCTACAACACCGTTCCCGACGTGGAGGTCTACTCGCGCTTCTACGAGCGCGAGAGCGAGCGGCTCCGGGAGATCCTCCCGAAGCACCGGCTGAACGTCCCCTACGGCCCGACGCTCGCGGAGCACGTGGACCTCTACCCCGCATCGAGCGAGGACGACGGCCCGGCCCCCATCCTCGTCTACGTGCACGGCGGCTACTGGCGGGCACGCACGAGCCGGGAGTTCGGGTTCGTGGCGCGCGGTCCGGCCTCAAGGGGCGTTGCGACCGTGAGCGTAAACTACGCGCTCTGCCCTAAGGTGAGGCTTGCGGAGATCGTCCGCCAGGTCCGCGCCGCTGTTGCGTGGGTCTACCGGAACGCCGCCTCCTTCGGGGGCGACCCGGAGCGCCTTCACCTCGCCGGACACTCCGCCGGGGGCCACCTCGTCGCGACGACGCTCACCGCCGACTGGCCCGGCGACTACGGGCTGCCGGAGAACCTCGTAAAGAGCGCGACCGCGATCAGCGGCCTCTTCGACCTCTCGCCGTTCCCGTACACCTTCATACAGCCGCAGCTCCAGCTCGACTGGGACGAAGTGCGCCGCTACAGCCCGCTCTTTCACGTCCCCGAAAACAGCGGCTACGCCCCGCCTCTTTTGCTGGCGTACGGAAGCGAGGAGCCGAACGAGATGAAACGCCAGTCCGAGGACTTTCTCACCGCCTGGCGAAAGGCCGGAAACGCCGGGGAGCGCATCGTCCTCGAAGGCAAGAACCACTACGACGCAATAGACGGCTTCCTGGATGCAAAGAGCCCGCTCCTTCAGGCGGTGCTCCGGGTGATGGAGGTTTAG
- a CDS encoding phosphotriesterase family protein — protein sequence MATQVNTVTGPVSSDELGKTLVHEHFAFGYPGFQGDSTLGPYSREKVVEVGLGVAEKVKSAGVKTVIDATPNECGRDVEALAEISERSGINIVASTGYYYEGEGAPAYFKFRAALGTGEDDLLQMMLTEINEGINGTGIKAGVIKLATSKDVITDYEAMLLRCGAKAQRETGVPIITHTQEGTMGPEQAALLVELGANPDQCMIGHMDGNSDVAYHLATLQHGVRVSFDRFGIQGIVGAPPDEHRVATLLGLLGLGYTDRLHMSHDTVNLWLGRELVFPDAVKELLANWHPTHVFDNIVPQLKKAGVTDEQVETIFVDNPRRLFDPR from the coding sequence ATGGCGACTCAGGTGAACACGGTAACGGGTCCGGTCTCGTCGGACGAGCTCGGAAAGACGCTCGTGCACGAGCACTTCGCCTTTGGTTATCCGGGCTTTCAGGGCGACTCGACGCTCGGTCCCTACAGCCGGGAGAAGGTCGTCGAGGTCGGCCTCGGGGTCGCGGAGAAGGTGAAGTCCGCCGGGGTAAAGACCGTCATAGACGCGACGCCCAACGAGTGCGGTCGCGACGTGGAGGCTCTCGCGGAGATCAGCGAGCGGAGCGGCATAAACATCGTCGCCTCTACCGGTTACTACTACGAGGGCGAGGGCGCGCCGGCGTACTTCAAGTTCCGGGCCGCGCTCGGGACGGGCGAGGACGACCTCCTCCAGATGATGCTCACGGAGATAAACGAGGGCATCAACGGGACCGGCATAAAGGCCGGGGTCATAAAGCTTGCGACGAGCAAGGACGTTATAACCGACTACGAGGCGATGCTCTTACGCTGCGGGGCGAAGGCGCAGAGGGAGACGGGGGTGCCGATCATCACCCACACCCAGGAGGGGACGATGGGTCCCGAGCAGGCCGCGCTCCTCGTGGAGCTCGGGGCGAACCCGGATCAGTGCATGATCGGCCACATGGACGGCAACTCGGACGTCGCCTACCACCTCGCCACCCTCCAGCACGGCGTCCGGGTCTCCTTCGACCGCTTCGGCATCCAGGGCATCGTCGGCGCGCCGCCCGACGAGCACCGGGTCGCAACGCTTCTCGGGCTTCTCGGGCTCGGCTACACCGACAGGCTCCACATGTCCCACGACACCGTGAACCTCTGGCTCGGGCGCGAGCTCGTCTTCCCCGACGCGGTCAAGGAGCTTCTTGCGAACTGGCACCCGACCCACGTCTTCGACAACATCGTCCCTCAACTCAAGAAGGCGGGCGTAACCGACGAGCAGGTAGAGACGATCTTCGTCGACAACCCGCGCCGCCTCTTCGACCCGCGGTAA
- a CDS encoding acyl-CoA dehydrogenase family protein, with the protein MNFEHSEKVKKLRERLLAFMDEHVYPNERTFHEQVESAEDRWELPPVLEELKAKAKNEGLWNLFLPESEWGAGLTNLEYAPLCEIMGRSPHFAPEVFNCNAPDTGNMEVLARYGTPEQQERWLKPLLAGEIRSTFLMTEPDVASSDATNIESSIVPDGDEYVINGRKWWSTGAGANACKVAIFMGKTDFDAPRHEQQSMILVPMDAPGLEVERMLSVFGYDEAPHGHGEVVLKDVRVPKENILWGEGKGFAIAQGRLGPGRIHHCMRLIGMAERALELMCERVKNRVAFGKPIAEQGVVQEWIADSRMEINQARLLTLQAAYMMDTVGNKEARSEIAQIKVVAPSMAVRVLDRAIQAHGGGGVSGDFPLAAIWSEARILRLADGPDEVHRAAIAKLELRKGKERERAKV; encoded by the coding sequence GTGAACTTCGAGCACTCCGAGAAAGTAAAGAAGCTTCGGGAGAGGCTGCTCGCCTTTATGGACGAGCACGTCTACCCGAACGAGCGGACCTTCCACGAGCAGGTCGAGTCGGCCGAGGACCGCTGGGAACTCCCGCCCGTACTAGAGGAGCTCAAGGCAAAGGCGAAGAACGAAGGTCTTTGGAACCTCTTTCTTCCCGAGAGCGAGTGGGGTGCGGGTCTTACGAACCTGGAGTACGCGCCTCTGTGCGAGATCATGGGCCGCAGCCCGCACTTCGCCCCCGAGGTCTTTAACTGCAACGCCCCCGACACCGGGAACATGGAGGTCCTTGCAAGGTACGGGACTCCCGAGCAGCAGGAGCGGTGGCTGAAGCCGCTCCTCGCCGGGGAGATCCGCTCCACCTTCCTTATGACCGAGCCCGACGTCGCCTCCTCCGACGCGACGAACATCGAGTCGAGCATCGTCCCGGACGGGGACGAGTACGTTATAAACGGCCGCAAGTGGTGGTCCACCGGAGCCGGGGCGAACGCGTGCAAGGTCGCCATCTTTATGGGCAAGACCGACTTCGACGCCCCGCGCCACGAGCAGCAGTCCATGATCCTCGTCCCGATGGACGCGCCGGGCCTTGAGGTCGAGCGGATGCTCTCGGTCTTCGGCTACGACGAGGCCCCGCACGGTCACGGCGAGGTCGTCCTGAAAGACGTGCGCGTCCCAAAGGAGAACATCCTCTGGGGCGAGGGGAAGGGGTTTGCGATCGCCCAGGGCCGGCTCGGGCCGGGCAGGATACACCACTGCATGCGCCTGATCGGGATGGCCGAGCGGGCTCTCGAGCTTATGTGCGAGCGGGTAAAGAACCGGGTCGCCTTCGGCAAGCCCATAGCCGAGCAGGGCGTGGTCCAGGAGTGGATAGCCGACTCCCGGATGGAGATAAACCAGGCCCGCCTCCTGACCCTCCAGGCCGCTTACATGATGGACACCGTCGGAAACAAGGAGGCGAGGAGCGAGATCGCCCAGATAAAGGTCGTTGCGCCCTCGATGGCCGTGCGCGTCCTCGACCGGGCGATCCAGGCCCACGGCGGCGGCGGGGTCTCGGGCGACTTCCCGCTGGCCGCGATCTGGTCCGAGGCTCGCATACTTCGCCTCGCGGACGGTCCCGACGAGGTCCACCGCGCCGCCATCGCCAAGCTCGAGCTGCGCAAGGGGAAGGAGCGCGAGCGGGCAAAGGTGTAG
- a CDS encoding phytoene desaturase family protein, producing MARAPASSGAYDAAVVGAGPNGLAAAVELARRGRTVCVLEANERIGGGARSAEVTLPGFVHDLGSAIHPLGAASPFFRSLPLQEHGLEWIHPPVPLAHPFDSGDAAILERSVDGTAAALGPDAEAYRRLMRAPAQDAERIAANFLGYPTAPRHPLALGRTGLRAIRSARAVAEANFTGERAKGLFAGNAAHSFLPLEKPLSAMFGFVLGVLGHAYGWPMPKGGSQKIADALASYLRTLGGEIYTGVRVTSLDDVPPARAVILDVTPRQLLEIAGDRLPARYRSALKRYRYGPGVFKLDLALDGPIPWRDEACLRAGTVHLGGTLEEISAGEAAVWRGEHPERPFVLLAQQSLFDATRAPEGKHTVWAYCHVPNGSELDMSERIEDQIERFAPGFKNRILARSAMNTSQLEGSNANLVGGDINGGVMDLRQFVGRPLVSANPYSTPLDGVFICSSSTPPGGAVHGMNGFMAARSALRYLG from the coding sequence ATGGCCCGAGCCCCCGCATCCTCCGGCGCGTACGACGCCGCTGTAGTAGGCGCCGGTCCGAACGGACTGGCGGCCGCGGTCGAGCTTGCGCGGCGCGGGCGGACGGTGTGCGTGCTGGAGGCGAACGAGCGAATAGGTGGCGGGGCGCGCTCGGCGGAGGTAACGCTCCCCGGATTCGTCCACGACCTCGGGAGCGCCATACATCCGCTCGGAGCGGCCTCGCCGTTCTTCCGGAGCCTGCCCCTGCAAGAACATGGTCTGGAGTGGATCCACCCCCCGGTTCCCCTCGCTCACCCCTTCGATAGCGGCGACGCGGCGATCCTGGAGCGTTCGGTGGACGGGACCGCCGCCGCGCTCGGGCCGGACGCCGAAGCGTACCGGAGGCTCATGAGAGCACCCGCACAGGACGCCGAGAGGATCGCGGCGAACTTCCTCGGTTACCCGACGGCGCCCCGCCACCCGCTCGCGCTCGGCCGGACGGGCCTAAGGGCGATCCGTTCGGCGCGCGCCGTTGCGGAGGCGAACTTCACCGGCGAGCGGGCGAAGGGACTCTTCGCCGGGAACGCCGCCCACTCGTTTCTGCCGCTCGAAAAACCCCTGAGCGCGATGTTCGGGTTCGTGCTCGGCGTTCTCGGGCACGCCTACGGCTGGCCGATGCCGAAGGGCGGCTCGCAGAAGATAGCCGACGCCCTCGCCTCGTACCTGAGGACGCTCGGCGGCGAGATCTACACCGGCGTGCGCGTCACGAGCCTTGACGACGTGCCGCCCGCAAGAGCGGTCATCCTCGACGTAACACCGAGGCAACTGCTGGAGATCGCGGGCGACAGGCTCCCCGCCCGTTACCGGAGCGCCCTCAAGCGCTACCGCTACGGCCCCGGCGTCTTCAAGCTGGACCTCGCGCTCGACGGGCCGATCCCCTGGCGCGACGAGGCGTGCCTCAGGGCCGGAACGGTCCACCTCGGCGGGACGCTGGAGGAGATCTCCGCCGGAGAGGCCGCCGTCTGGCGCGGCGAGCACCCCGAGAGGCCGTTCGTCCTTCTCGCCCAGCAGTCCCTCTTCGACGCAACGCGTGCCCCGGAGGGCAAGCACACCGTCTGGGCCTACTGTCACGTCCCGAACGGCTCCGAGCTTGACATGTCGGAGCGGATAGAGGACCAGATAGAGCGCTTCGCCCCCGGCTTCAAGAACAGAATCCTTGCCAGAAGCGCGATGAACACCTCGCAGCTCGAAGGGTCGAACGCGAACCTTGTCGGCGGGGACATAAACGGCGGGGTGATGGACCTCAGGCAGTTCGTCGGGCGGCCTCTCGTGAGCGCGAACCCGTACTCGACGCCGCTCGACGGGGTCTTTATCTGCTCGTCCTCGACGCCGCCGGGCGGGGCGGTGCACGGGATGAACGGCTTTATGGCCGCACGCTCGGCGCTGCGCTATCTCGGGTAG
- a CDS encoding MFS transporter, translated as MTEAGPSEERLDLRTVAVAITVATLGVLPAFLTGGMAVQVSEELGFGAAQLGLAVALFFFAAALSAVFMGRVVERVGSHAGMRLAAASSALSMLGIAAFASSWGVLVAFLALGGFANSMSHPAANLSLAREVPAGRQGLSFGIKQASIPAATLLAGLAVPFVAVTLGWRWAFVFGAVIAAAFVFLVPREEHPVVPKPEGKSAPPDAKTGSLVLLALGIGLGSTAATPLGSFVVSWAVESGIRVETAGFLLAAGSALSILVRVVSGHLADGMSGGRLRIVAAMLVCGVGGFGLLATGLPIAIVLGTLLAFAAGWGWPGLFNFAVVKSSPSAPAAATGVTQTGASAGAACGPLVFGFVAEGVSFGVAWTLCGVFALAATAAILAARGRLLAGTGKPAGGRS; from the coding sequence ATGACAGAGGCGGGACCGAGCGAGGAGCGGCTGGACCTGCGGACTGTCGCGGTCGCTATAACGGTCGCGACGCTCGGGGTGCTTCCGGCCTTTCTTACGGGGGGGATGGCGGTCCAGGTCTCGGAAGAGCTGGGCTTCGGGGCGGCGCAACTGGGGCTTGCGGTCGCGCTCTTCTTCTTTGCGGCGGCGCTCTCGGCGGTCTTTATGGGGAGGGTGGTGGAGCGTGTCGGATCGCATGCCGGGATGCGTCTTGCGGCCGCTTCCAGCGCGCTCTCGATGCTCGGGATAGCCGCCTTTGCAAGCTCCTGGGGTGTGCTGGTCGCGTTTCTCGCCCTCGGCGGCTTCGCGAACTCGATGAGCCACCCGGCGGCGAACCTCTCGCTCGCGCGGGAGGTCCCGGCCGGGAGGCAGGGGCTCTCCTTCGGTATAAAGCAGGCTTCAATCCCGGCCGCGACGCTTCTTGCGGGGCTCGCGGTCCCGTTTGTGGCGGTAACGCTCGGCTGGCGGTGGGCCTTTGTCTTCGGGGCAGTCATCGCGGCGGCGTTCGTGTTTCTCGTGCCGCGCGAGGAGCATCCGGTCGTCCCGAAGCCTGAGGGGAAGTCCGCTCCGCCGGACGCAAAGACCGGCTCGCTCGTGCTGCTCGCGCTCGGGATCGGCCTCGGCTCCACGGCGGCGACGCCTTTGGGCTCGTTTGTCGTGTCGTGGGCGGTCGAGTCGGGCATCCGGGTGGAGACGGCGGGCTTTCTGCTTGCGGCCGGGAGCGCGCTCAGCATCCTCGTCCGGGTCGTTTCGGGCCATCTCGCGGACGGCATGAGCGGCGGACGCTTGCGGATCGTCGCCGCGATGCTCGTCTGCGGGGTCGGGGGTTTCGGGCTCCTTGCGACGGGGCTTCCGATCGCTATCGTGCTCGGGACCCTGCTCGCCTTTGCGGCCGGGTGGGGCTGGCCGGGGCTCTTCAACTTCGCCGTCGTCAAGAGCAGCCCCTCCGCGCCGGCCGCAGCCACGGGCGTTACCCAGACCGGAGCCTCGGCCGGGGCGGCGTGCGGACCGCTCGTCTTCGGCTTTGTCGCGGAGGGGGTCTCCTTCGGCGTCGCCTGGACGCTGTGCGGCGTCTTCGCGCTCGCGGCGACGGCGGCGATACTCGCGGCGAGGGGACGCCTCCTTGCGGGGACGGGGAAGCCCGCCGGGGGGAGATCCTGA
- a CDS encoding glycoside hydrolase family 15 protein, giving the protein MRRLRARGDGGDTRGEGTPPCGDGEARRGEILNRSVARRGGSVALVLLLAGLAGGCSATGLAGEREYPAPVPLRYVGVIGASEGPHYALSPQEARGSSYLPRSNVLLLPGGGVMYVPEGGDSPVTASGMDAGARASVRESRAWLAAGIVPGESEFEREIAARSLLNLRLLTDPSGAALAAPNPRWDYVWPRDASWMSAAFSVTEHREEARSILDFLARVRDERGWEARYTPDGRPVPDGRPAQLDANGWFLWAVWVYAETGEGYKEVRDLWPEVRRAAEEAVGALGSDGLPPGGADYWERRTLLPNLGNSAALLVGLRSAQDLAAGLGHEREADRYRRSADRLEDAVHRRLGPRAFADGYTRTTSPASGRDAAVTFLAPPFGREREGLRGEVISTEEALTAPNGGVLPGERWPQEPTVSWTPESAFFMLFAAASGDRERAGRWLRWLAEHRTLLGAFPEKVDGDGEPQAAAPLAWTDAAVLLALAAGEGMLPGPPGEMG; this is encoded by the coding sequence GTGCGGCGTCTTCGCGCTCGCGGCGACGGCGGCGATACTCGCGGCGAGGGGACGCCTCCTTGCGGGGACGGGGAAGCCCGCCGGGGGGAGATCCTGAACCGGTCGGTCGCGCGGCGCGGAGGCTCCGTCGCGCTCGTCCTGCTCCTTGCCGGCCTCGCAGGCGGCTGCTCGGCGACCGGGCTTGCGGGGGAGCGGGAGTACCCCGCGCCGGTCCCGCTGCGCTACGTTGGGGTGATCGGGGCCTCCGAAGGTCCTCACTACGCGCTCTCTCCGCAAGAGGCGCGCGGCTCCTCCTACCTGCCGCGCTCGAACGTTTTGCTTCTGCCGGGTGGCGGGGTGATGTACGTCCCGGAGGGCGGCGACTCCCCGGTTACGGCGAGCGGTATGGACGCCGGGGCTCGTGCGTCGGTCCGGGAGAGCCGGGCCTGGCTCGCGGCGGGTATCGTACCGGGCGAGAGCGAGTTCGAGCGCGAGATCGCGGCGCGCTCCCTTCTGAACCTCAGGCTCCTGACCGACCCTTCCGGAGCCGCTCTGGCCGCTCCGAACCCGAGGTGGGACTACGTCTGGCCGCGCGACGCGAGTTGGATGTCCGCGGCGTTCTCGGTGACGGAGCACCGGGAGGAGGCCCGGAGCATCCTAGACTTCCTTGCTCGCGTACGGGACGAGCGAGGCTGGGAGGCCCGCTACACCCCGGACGGCAGACCCGTCCCCGACGGCCGACCGGCGCAACTCGACGCGAACGGCTGGTTTCTGTGGGCCGTCTGGGTGTACGCCGAGACGGGGGAGGGCTACAAGGAGGTGCGGGATCTCTGGCCGGAGGTGCGGCGCGCGGCGGAGGAGGCGGTCGGGGCGCTCGGGTCCGACGGTCTGCCGCCGGGCGGGGCGGACTACTGGGAGCGACGGACGCTCCTGCCGAACCTCGGAAACTCGGCGGCGCTTCTGGTGGGGCTTCGCTCGGCACAGGACCTTGCGGCGGGGCTCGGCCACGAGCGCGAGGCCGACCGCTACCGGCGCTCGGCGGACCGGCTGGAGGACGCCGTTCACCGGAGGCTCGGGCCCCGGGCGTTCGCGGACGGCTACACCCGGACGACCTCGCCCGCGAGCGGCCGGGACGCCGCCGTAACCTTTCTCGCGCCGCCCTTCGGACGGGAGCGCGAAGGGTTGCGCGGGGAGGTGATCTCGACCGAAGAGGCCCTCACGGCACCGAACGGGGGCGTCCTTCCCGGCGAGCGGTGGCCGCAGGAGCCGACGGTCTCGTGGACGCCCGAGAGCGCGTTCTTTATGCTCTTTGCCGCAGCGAGCGGCGACCGGGAGCGTGCCGGGCGCTGGCTCCGGTGGCTCGCCGAACACCGGACGCTCCTCGGGGCCTTCCCGGAGAAGGTAGACGGGGACGGAGAGCCCCAGGCCGCCGCGCCCCTCGCCTGGACCGACGCCGCCGTCCTGCTCGCCCTTGCCGCCGGGGAGGGGATGCTCCCCGGCCCGCCGGGAGAAATGGGGTAG
- a CDS encoding MOSC domain-containing protein has translation MIRNIFNRDGDVELAGTVEAIFVTHEGSAPMVRSEEVETVASCGIRGDRYCEGTGFWAHYGDVCQVTLISGEDLDYIRGETGIKVQDGEHRRNIITRGIDLSKLRRRRFRVGEALLEFDRSRPPCKHVQDLTEPGMTRALRNRGGICARVIESGRIRPGDPIETVPKGSSAPRLSGKG, from the coding sequence ATGATCCGAAACATATTCAACCGGGACGGGGACGTGGAGCTTGCGGGCACGGTCGAGGCAATCTTTGTGACGCACGAGGGGAGCGCTCCGATGGTGCGCTCTGAGGAGGTCGAGACGGTTGCGAGCTGCGGCATAAGGGGCGACCGCTACTGCGAGGGGACGGGCTTCTGGGCTCACTACGGCGACGTCTGTCAGGTTACGCTCATAAGCGGCGAGGACCTCGACTACATCCGGGGCGAGACCGGGATAAAGGTCCAGGATGGAGAGCACCGGCGCAACATCATCACGCGCGGCATAGACCTCTCGAAGCTGCGGCGCCGGCGTTTCCGGGTCGGGGAGGCGCTCCTTGAGTTCGACCGCTCACGCCCGCCGTGCAAGCACGTCCAGGACCTGACCGAACCCGGCATGACCCGCGCTCTCCGGAACCGCGGCGGCATCTGCGCGCGCGTGATCGAGTCCGGCAGGATCCGCCCCGGCGACCCTATCGAGACCGTCCCGAAAGGGTCTTCCGCCCCCCGGCTCTCCGGTAAGGGCTGA
- a CDS encoding PRC-barrel domain-containing protein: MIEVNKLFGKEVVVQETGEKTSKVENVVFDERARRLVALLISDGLLESSRVVRWPEIVSLRDVVVVRGGVDFRRLRDDPEVRDLDKRRYRITNTEIIHDGEKIGSVGDIFVNESGAVVGYEVKGGFFKSDRFLPIEEVESSGRDAIVARTGDLPRVKDVKRA; encoded by the coding sequence GTGATCGAGGTCAACAAGCTCTTCGGCAAGGAAGTCGTCGTTCAGGAGACGGGCGAGAAGACCTCGAAGGTCGAGAACGTGGTCTTTGACGAGCGGGCGCGGCGGCTCGTTGCGCTGCTCATAAGCGACGGGCTACTCGAAAGCTCGCGCGTGGTGCGGTGGCCTGAGATCGTCTCTTTACGCGACGTCGTGGTCGTGCGCGGCGGGGTCGACTTCCGCCGCCTGCGCGACGACCCGGAGGTCCGCGACCTCGACAAGCGCCGCTACAGGATCACGAACACCGAGATCATCCACGACGGCGAGAAGATCGGCTCCGTCGGGGACATCTTCGTCAACGAGTCGGGGGCCGTTGTCGGCTACGAGGTAAAGGGCGGCTTCTTCAAGAGCGACCGTTTCCTGCCGATCGAGGAGGTCGAGTCCTCGGGGCGGGACGCGATCGTCGCGCGCACCGGCGACCTGCCGAGGGTGAAGGACGTGAAGCGCGCGTAG
- a CDS encoding hemerythrin domain-containing protein produces MKRHPALRDFSDDHHQGLVQARRLRRATDTEAAACDFLAFWLADTKLHFRREEEDLLPALALCGMDLEHEPFTRMLSQHARLRGLVRRLDGKLERGEPVEKEELKRIGTLLEEHIRLEERVVFPLIETNLTEEDLRTLGETVARNGGP; encoded by the coding sequence GTGAAGCGGCATCCGGCGCTCCGGGACTTCTCGGACGACCATCACCAGGGGCTCGTGCAGGCCCGGCGGCTCAGGCGAGCGACGGACACCGAGGCGGCGGCCTGCGACTTTCTTGCGTTCTGGCTTGCGGACACGAAGCTCCACTTCCGGCGGGAGGAAGAGGACCTCCTCCCCGCCCTCGCGCTCTGCGGGATGGACCTGGAGCACGAGCCGTTCACCCGGATGCTCTCCCAGCACGCGCGCCTGCGCGGACTCGTCCGGAGGCTCGACGGGAAGCTGGAGCGCGGAGAGCCGGTCGAGAAGGAGGAGCTTAAAAGAATCGGGACGCTCCTTGAGGAGCACATCCGCCTCGAAGAGCGCGTCGTCTTTCCCCTGATCGAGACCAACCTCACCGAAGAAGACCTGCGCACCCTCGGGGAGACCGTGGCCCGCAACGGAGGTCCCTGA